GTGCTATGCTTATATCTTCCACTATAGTTCCCTATAGTGAAGTAATTATAGATACAGATGGAACAATTATTTCTAATAAGTAAAACTCATTAGAAAAAGGACTATTTCAAAATTTTATTCTGAAACAGTCCTTTTTTATTTATTTTATTCTACTTCTTCTTTCTTATAAAAACTCCTAAAACCATTAACAATATTCCTGCTAAATAATTTAACAATGGAATCTCTTCTCCTGTCTTTGGTAATATTTTATTCAAAACCTTTGGAATTCCTATTTTATTTTCTGGTTGCTTTGGATCTTTTGAATCTTTTGGATATTGTGGTTTTTCTTTTTCTTCTGGTTTATTAGGCTCAATAATTTCTATTTTATTATTTTCAAACTGAATATTAGTATCTTCTTGAGGTTTTATAATAACTTTTTCCTCTTTATTTGATTTTTCATATCCTTTTGGTGCCTCTATCTCAGTAAATACATATTCACCAGGCTTTAAAGATATTTTCGCATATCCATCTTTGTTCGTTATTATAGTTCCAACAATCTCACCTTGTTTATTTTTAATAATAAATATAGCACCCTCTAAAGCTCTTTTATCTTTACTATCCACCTTATTAATTATCAAGTTACCATCTTCTATTTGATTCTCAAAAAATATCTCTAGTTCTAATGTCTGTCCTAATACTATTTCAAAATCCTTAGTTTCTTTGGATAGCTTATAACCTTTTGGAGCTTTTGTTTCCACTAATGTATATTTCCCAGGAGTTAAACTTGCCTTAGCTTTTCCATTTTCTCCTGTAGTTATAGTTTGCACTATTTCTCCATGTTGATTTTTAATTTGAAATTCGGCTCCACTTAATAATTTAAAGTTGTTTTCTTTGTCTGCTTTTTTAATAACAACATTACCTTTTATAATATTATTATTAACTTTAATCTCCTTAGAAACCTTTTGCTCTTTTTTAATAGTAAACTTCTTTTCTTCTTTTGATAATTCATACCCTCTTGGTGCCCTTGTTTCTAATAAAGTATAATCTCCTGGTACTAATACTGCGCTAGCTGTTCCATTTTCTCCTGTTTTTATGGTAGTTATTAAATTTCCCTTATTATCTCTTATTTCAAACTCCGCACCTTGCAAAAGTTTACTCTCATCAAGACTGTCTACCTTTTTAATTATAACTTCTCCTGTATCTAATCTATTCTCTACTGTTAAAGTTATTGCAGACTTTTCTCCCGCTGAAATTTCAAACTCAATTTTTGAATCCGATAATATATACCCTTCCGGTGCCTTTATTTCTTCTAATATATATTTACCAGGTTTTAAGATTACTTTTGCTGTTCCACCTTCATCTGTTATTATAGTCTCAACAATTTTACCAGTTCCATCTTTAATTTCGAATTGTGCACCTATAAGTTTCTTATTACTATCTTTATCAACTTTAATTACAACTACTTCGCCTTTTTGTAATGTATTTTCTACTTGTAACTTTACAATTTTAGATACATCTTCACCAACTGTAAAGCTTCTTGGGTTAGTATCTAGTTTATAACCATTTGGTGCTTTAGTTTCTATTAAAGTATACTCTCCTGGCACTAAATTTGCATGTCCAATGCCATCTTTTCCTGTTATTATACTTTCTACTACCTTGCCACTTTTGTTTTTGATTTCAAAATGAGCATCTACTAACTTGTTATTAGGATTTTCACTGTCAACTTTCTCTACTATAACCTCTCCCTTTATCAATTCATTTGTTATAGTAAAACTTATTTCTTTTTCATTTTCTTGTACTTTTATTTCCCTTTCACCTTCAAGGACCTTGTATCCTTTTGGTGCTTCTACTTCTACTAATTTATAATCTCCATATGGTAATCCCTTATATTCTCCTATACCATTTTTATCCGTTACTATTTCTGCTACTTTGTTTTTATTTGAGTCCCTTATCTCAAATTTTGCTCCTGCTAATACTTTATTTGAATCTCTATCTACTTTCCGTACTAGAATGTTACCCCTTATCCGATTATTTATAGCTTGTAATTTAATATTAACTCCATCTTGAGTAATTTCAAAATTATGTGGCGTAGCATCTAGTACATGTCCACCTAAAGTTTTTATTTCTACAAATTTATATTTTCCATACTCTAGGTCGTCAACTTTAATCTTTCCATTAACATCTGTTGTATATTTATCTCCAACTTTTTCTTCCTTTGATTCTAATAGTTTATATAATTCAAATTCAACTCCACTTAGTACCTGTTTATTTTCATCAACCTTTGTTAATTCTACTGAACCTTTAACTATGTCATTGGAAATATTATATTCAATTATACTTGGATCACTTTCTGATACTTTTAACTTTAATTCATCTTTATTAATTCTATAGCCCCTTGGTGCTTCTATTTCTACTAACTTATAGTCTCCTAAAGGTATACTTTTGTATTCCCCAACACCTTTTTCATTTGTTATGATTTCACCTATCTTTTTATCATCCAAACCTCTAATTTCAAATTTAGCTCCTGATAGAACTTTATTAGTATTCTTTGAATCAACTTTTCTTATTAATATATCTCTTATCTTTGGTATATTATCTACCGCTGGTAATTCAAAGACCTCTCCAACTTTACTTGAATCCACAGTAAAAAGTGTTTCCTTATTTGATTTTTCATAGTTATCTGGTGCCTTAACTTCTATAAGTTTATATTCACCTTCAGTATTTATTTCAAATTGTCCTATACCATTTTCATCGGTTACTATGTTCTCTATAACGTTTTGTCCTGATTTCTTCATTACTTTAAAAATAGCACCTTGTAATGGATTTTTAGTTAAAGAATCTATCTTTTTAAACTTTATTATATGTTTTTTCTTTGTAACGGTTGTATTCGATCCAACAGAATTTGTAATAATCTCACCTGGTTTAATATTTGTAAAATCAACTATAATTCTAACTTCTCTTCTTTGACCTGCTTGTAATTCTCCGTTAGAATTTTTTATAGAAACAGTATGGGTAACTGGATCATAATCAGTATTAAATTCTGGACTTGCTATAACATCTAAATACTTAACATTCTTATTCAGCTTGTCCTTTAAATTTATTTCTCCTTTTTTAAATGTCTTATCACCATCAAACTCAATTGTATAGGTAACTAATTGTTCCTGTTTGTTATGACCAACAACTTCTTTATCTACACTTTTATATGCATTTAATGCCCCTGCATCATTTACAGGTTTTACATAAAAGTCGCTTGATTCACTCTTAGGCTTATTATGTTCTTCATATTTTACTTTTCCTGAGTTTACAAATCTATGGGAAGAATCTTTTACTCTAACTTTATATTTAATCCTATACTCTTTATCTATGTCACCAAATCTTATTTCAAAATGTCTTTTATCCTTAAATATAATAAATTCATCATCCTTAACTTTCTCATAATTACTATGTCCATTAGTTCCTTTATTAAGCATAATCTCCATAGAATCTTCTATAAGATCAGTTTCATAAGGTAAAAAATCACTAACTATAACATTTTTAAGTTTACCTAACTTAGGATTTACCTCTATAATAAAATCTATTTCACTACATCCTGGATGCATAATCCCACTATCTCCAGCAACCTGCTGATACCGTCCTCCATCACTGGACCGCTCAGAAAACTTTACAACTGCTCTAGTTTCTTCCCCTGGTACTGTAGTTACTTGAGGCAATATAGAAACATTAGCCTTAGTTTCTGAATCCTTTGTCTTAACTTTAACTATGCCTTCTGTAATTTCTGTTGTTGTATTTGTTGCAACACCAGCTAAACTTATAAATCCCTGAACAAATAACTCTGGGTTAGAACCAATAGTAAGGATTATTTTATTTCCTTCCTTTTTCATATCTTTAAAATGTTTCTTACTATATATAGGTATTAAATTTTTAAGATTATCTGTTAACTCAATTTCTATTTGATCTCCCTCTTTTAATTTACTATTATCTAATACATTATATTTTATATCAAACGTTATATAATTGTCTGTCATTATTTCACTATTTGATGTCATAATTTCTATACCTAACTGTGCTGTACCTGCATGTACTTCTAAAGTCGGAAATAAGCCTACTATATTAGTCAGAGCAAAAATAAATGTCATAATTGATGCTAATAATTTACTTTTTACATTTCCCATTTTACCTTCTCCTTTTAATAATCATCTTTCTACAAATTTCAACAACATATTTTTCATTAGTGTTTTATTTATTATTATTATTAAATTTTTATTAAATATAATAATAATAATACATCAATTATATGAATATTTCTTTAGTATTTTAGTTTATTTACACAAATTTAACATTAAACTTTATTATTTTTTTAATTATATTAAAGAAACATGACCAATAGTCAAATTTCTCATTTAGTATGTTCCAAATAAAAAACCATATTTATTGTAGAAACATTATTTTTTATATATAATTAAGCTAACAAATTACTCTAATAAAGGAATGATTAAAATGAAGATAAGAAAAAAACTTTCTACTGTATTAATTATTCTAGGTATCTTTATAATATTTTTTCCAAAACTACAAGAAAAATATTATGACTATAAACAAAAACAAATATTAAAAGATATAGAAATAGTAGAAAATGAGCCTAAAACTAAAGATAATACTACTAAAAATATAGTTAAAAACGAAACTAAAGGTAATAATCCTATTCTGATAATTGATAAAATAAATTTAAAACAGCCTATTTTATCTGGTGCCACAAAAGATAACATGGCAGTTTCTATCGCAACAATAAATCCCCAAAAAAAAGCTGGGGACATCGGAAACTATTCCATTGCAGGACATAGAAGTTATACTTACGGAAGAAATTTTAATAGACTAGGTGAAGTTACTGAAAATGATATTATAAAAGTAGTAAGTGGTAATAGTACATTTCAATACAAGATTACTAAAAAATTTTTAGTAAAACCTGATGAAGTATGGGTCTTAGATGATACAAAAGATAAAAAACAAATAACTTTAGTTACTTGTGAACCTATGTACAATCCCACCCATAGAATGATAATACAAGGTGAATTATTTTAGCATTAAAAATAAGGATATAAATTAATAACTAATATATCTTTTAAGCTTTTTATACTAATAATATTAAATTATTTTTATATAAGTTTATAGTGGGGATTGAAGGTAATTTTTAAACAGAATTCCATTTATACTTGACTTGCTACAAAGTTAAATTTAGAGATTAACGCTATACTTAACTATATTAATAAATAAATTAATATAATAAAAAAAGTGAACCAATTTAATTAAAGGTTCACTTTTTTTATTATATTTAATGTGTTATGTCAAGATTACCAAACTTACTATATTGTCCAAGCCAAGCGAGCTTCACTGTACCAACTGGACCATTTCTTTGCTTTGCTATTATACATTCTGCTACGTTTTTATCTTCAGTTTCCTTGTTATAATATTCATCTCTATATAAAAACATAACAAGATCGGCATCCTGTTCTATGGATCCAGATTCTCTAAGGTCAGAAAGCATTGGTCTATGATCCGCTCTTTGTTCAGGAGCACGAGATAGCTGTGATAAGGCTATTACTGGACATTCCATCTCTTTTGCTAAAGCTTTTATAGATCTTGATATTTCAGATACCTCTTGCTGTCTACTTTCACTACGCCCTGTACCAGACATCAATTGCAAGTAATCTATAACTATAAGGTCTATTCCATGTTCCATTTTAAGTTTTCTACACTTAGACCTCATTTCCATTACAGATGTACCTGCAGTATCATCAATATATATTTTAGCTGAAGATAACGGTCCTGATGCTCTAGCTATATTTTCCCAATCTCTATCATCTAAATCCCCTGTTCTAAGTTTAAGCATATCAACATTTGCTTCTGAACATAACAATTTATAAGCTAACTGTTCTTTTGACATTTCAAGAGAGAATATAGCTACACTTTTATCAGCTCTTAAAGCGGCATACTCTGCAATATTTAACGCAAAGGTAGTTTTCCCCATAGAGGGCCTTGCTGCTATAAGTATCATATCACCTTTTTGAAAACCAGATGTCTTTGAATCAAGCTCTCCAAATCCCGATGGGGTACCATTTAACTGTCCTTTATTATTAAATATTTTTTCAATTTGAATAAAACCTCGTTCTAGGACCGTACTCATAGGTTCAAATTCACTAGAACTTTTATTCTCAGCTATATTAAAGATTTTACTTTCTGCACTATCTATAACTGACTCCACATCATTCTGATTTTCATAGCATTCTTCTATTATTTCTGTAGAAGATTTTATAAGCTTTCTTAGGATTGCTTTATCTTTTACTATCTTTATATATGAATTAACATTTGCAGTTGAAATAACTGAATTATTTACTTCTGTTATATATGTTATACCGCCTGATTCCTCTATTTTAGAAGTTGACTTAAGCTCTTCTAACAATGTTATCATATCTACTGGAATATCTTTTTGATATAACGCGAGTACTGTATTAAATATAGTTTTATGGCTATCTTTATAAAAGTCTTCTCCCTTAAGTGTCTCCACAGCTCCAGCTATAGCACTTTTATCCTTTAACATAGAGCCTAAAACTGATTGTTCCGCTTCTATATTATAAGGAAGAGTTTTTAGAGTATTCTCCATTTATAAGCTCCTCCCTTATTTAAATATTTAAATTAAAAAACTAAATTAATTATTTCATCTATAGTCTCCACAGTTTTTACTTCTATATCTTTAAGTCCAATAGGTACTTCCTTTTCATTTTCCTTTGGAACTATAACAAGATTTATTCCTTTTCTTCTAGCTCCATATACTTTTTCAAAAATACCACCAACAGGTTTTACTTTCCCTCTTAAGGATATTTCACCAGTAATTGCTATATCTTGTCTAATAGCTTTTCCTAAAAGTGCACTGATTATACAAATAGTTATTGCAGCACCAGCAGATGGCCCATCAATATTTCCTCCACCTACTACATTTACATGTATATCATAATCCTTTATATCTTTATCAGTTACTTTTCTAATTACTGTAGCTGCATTAAATACAGAATCTTTTGCCATAGAGCCTGCTGTATCATTAAATCTAACAATTCCTTTTCCATTTTCTCTTGCTGGGAAAGCAACTGCTTCTATTTCTATAGTTGATCCTAGATATCCGGATACCCCTAACCCATATATATGTCCTATTTCTTTATCCTCTTTATCAGATAACCTATCTAAAGAGTTTAATCTACTTATAGAAATAACTTCTTCAAGGTCTTTCATGCTTATATCTAAGGTGTTTTCAGGATTTAAGCTTTTATTATAAAGTACATAACCATATACATCTGATAATATATTTACAGCTTTTCTTCCTTCAATGGTATATTTACTTATAGCTCTCGCAACATCATCCTCAAGTTTTGCATTTATTTTCTCTGCTGCATTTAGTACTATCTTCTCTATATCTTTATTGGTTAATGGTTCAAAATAAACTTCCGTACATCTTGATCTTAAAGCAGGATTTATTTCATGTGGTTCTCTTGTAGTTGCTCCTATTAAAACAAAATCTGCTGGTGCTCCATGTTCAAATAAATATTTTATATATTTAGGTATATTTTCATCGTCTGGATCATAATAAGATGATGAAAATTCTACTCTTTTATCTTCTAAAACTTTTAAAAGTTTATTTTGAAGTATAGAATCTAGCTCTCCTATCTCATCAATAAATAATATTCCTCCATGCGCTTCTGTAACTAATCCTGGCTTAGGCTCTGGCACTCCAATTTCTGCAAGATCTCTTTTAGAACCTTGATATATAGGATCATGTACCGAACCTAAAAGGGGATTAGTTATTTCTCTTGGATCCCATCTTAAGGTTGTCCCATCAACTTCAACAAACTTTGAATCTTTATCATAAGGAGTATAACCTAACTTTTTAGCTTCTTCTAAAGCTATTCTCGCAGCTGTAGTTTTACCTACGCCAGGAGGTCCATATAATATAATGTGTTGAGGATATGGAGATGCTATTTTAGAAAGTAATGCTTTTATTGCTCTTTCTTGTCCCACTATTTCTTCAAAATTAGAAGGTCTTAGCTTACTTTGAATATTATTTATTATTTTTTTTGTATCTAATTTTTCAAGCTCAGCATATTTCTTTAAAGTTTTTGCATTCTCTGGTCCTTTTTTCTTTCTTATAATACCAAGTTTAACTTCTTCCATATACTTTTCTTGCTTTTCCATTAACACTTGTTCAACTTCAATTTCTAATTTGTTTTGTACATATCTCTTTGCAACTTCATCAACTAATTGGTCATTTATTTTATCTAAAACTTGATATATATTTTTTTCTGTTGGTATAGAACTTATCCCTTTTCCATTTCCAATTATCTTACTTAAAGCAAATACCCTTTTGTATATATTATCACTATTTACATGCTTTCTAAGGTTAAATTTCACTATACGGGTTTCCATAACCCCTTCTGTTAAAACTTTTTTTGTTATATGGTATAGAAGTTCTACTTGAACCTCTATAGATATAACATCCTCTTCTAAACTTTCTGCTAAATTTTTTACACTATTTTTATTCAAAGCTATACATTAAAGCAAATTAAAACTTTGCTAATTTGCTTTAATGATTCCTCCTCTCGCCCTCGGTAATTAAAATTACTCGCCAAGAACCACTACTTTCATCCTAGTTGAAACTTCCGCATAAAGCTTCACTTCAATTTCATAAGTCCCCGCCAGTTTTATAGTATCCATAACAATTTTTTTCTTATCAATATCTAGATTAAATTTATTCTTTAATTGTTCTGCTATATCTTTATTCGTTATAGCCCCAAACAATTTACCATTGTCTCCTAATTTTGCATTAATCCTTATTTCTTTATCTTTTAAAGCTTCTGCTTGTTTTTGTGCCTCTTCAATCTCTGCTAACTTTTTCTTTCTCTCTATTTCATTCTTCTTATTTAGAATATTTAAGTTATTATTAGTAGCCTCTTCTGCAAGATTTCTTGGAAATAAGAAATTCCTTGCATAACCATCTGATACATTAACAACTTGCCCTTTTTTCCCTTGACCTTTAACATCTTTTAATAATATAACTTTCATATTATTCACCTTCCCTTAAATATTTGCTTATTGCTTCTTTAAGCATATTCACAGCATCATCCATATTTGTTTTAGCAAGTTTAGCACCAGCCATGGTCATATGTCCTCCACCACCCAAACTTTCAAGAATGACTTGAACATTTACAACTTCTAAAGATCGTCCACTTATATAAATATCCTCCTCTATTTTAACAAACACAAAGGATGCATGAACACCTGTAATATTTAGAAGTTCATCTGCAACTTGGGCAGCTATAACATTGTCTTCCATATCCTCAGGACATATAGCTATGGCTATATTACTCAATATCTCTGCTGACTTTATTATATCAGCTTTCTTTATAAAATCTTCTAGATTTTCCTTAAACATTTTTTTAACAGATAAAGTATCTGCCCCTAATCTTCTTAACACAGCTGCTGCTTCAAAAGTTCTAACCCCTGTTTTAAAGTAGAAATTCTTAGTATCTAAATAAATTCCAGAAAGCATAGTCATAGCCTCAATCTTTTTAAGTTCTGGCTTATCTACAAGGTATGGCAACATTTCTGTAACTAACTCAGATGTAGAAGAGGCGTAGGTTTCTATATAACTTAAAAGTGTATCCTTTACATAGTCAGGCGCCTTCCTATGATGGTCTATTACCACTATTCTTTTTATACTATTAATAACCTCCATGCTCTCTACATGTCCTTCATTATGGACATCTACTATAATTAAAAGACTTTTATCATCGGTCATATCTAAGCATAGTTCACTACTTATAAAAGCACCTTTATATTTTTCCTCTTTCTTAAGTTCACTAACTATTTCTTTTATACTAGGATTAAAATTTTCCATAACTATATTACAATCTTTACCTATTTGTTTTACTGTACTATATATACCAACAGCGGCTCCTAAGCAATCAATATCGGCACTTTTATGACCCATAATAAATATATTTGTACTCTCACGTATTAAATCAACTAGTGCATGTGCTATAACTCTTGCTTTAACCTTAGTTCTCTTTTCTACTTCTTTAGTTTTCCCACCGAAGAAATCTAAGTTATCTTTTCTCTTTACAACAACCTGATCTCCTCCCCTACCTAGTGACAATTCTTTTGCAGATTGTGCATATTCATGGTTTTTCTGCGGGGTATCTCCACCTCTTCCAACCCCTACACTTAAAGTCACTGCAAGTTTATTTCCATAGTTTAATTCACGTATAGTATCTAATATATCAAACTTTTTTTCAATTTCTTTTTCAATAAGTTTATCTTGTATAGTTAAAATATACTTACTTAGAGAATATTTTTTTATTACAGCACTCAAACTTTGTGCGTAACTATTTAAAGTTCTCTCTATGTCAGCAGCAAGTAAAGGTGCCTGATCATCAGATGTGGATTTTAGAACATCGTTTAAATTATCAACTTCAATTAACATTATACTGTACTTATTTTCCTCAGAACTTATATATAAATTATGTTTTTCTGTAACATCATAAAAGTAAAACAAGGTTATGGCATCCTCTTGTTGCTTATTATTATCAGAATATACTATAGTTGCAATAATATCAAAATATCTTTCTCCTATTTTAATATAAGAAAAATTAGATTTTCTACCTTCCATAACAAACCTTACATTCAATTCTTTGTTTAATTCTTTTATATTTCTGCCAAGTACATTTTTATCTTCTAATATATCCGAAAGGTTTTTATTATGCCATAGTATAATCCCTTCATAATTTGCCATAATTAGTGGAAGTGGCAAATTTACAAAGGTACTACTATTTGCAACATCCATTTTGTCTGAAAAAGCTTTTACAACCTTTTCCCATTGATTTTCTGTATGCTTAGATTTTTTTAGATTATATATAATAATAAAAACGTAGCATATAGTAAGTACTGTAGCTTCTTCATTGTGACCATAATAAAAAAGTATTACTATTACTATACCTATTAAAGCTATATAAAGTTTATTTATAGGCAAAAAATAATTCTTTTTTTTCTCCATTAAAATTAAGCTCCCATTTTATTTTTTCTAAGGCTATAGGGATCTAACCCTCTGAAGTTAAATAACATTTCTAATAAACCTATACTAGCTAAGATCTGTTCATATCTTAAGAAGAGTATTATAATCAAT
The nucleotide sequence above comes from Hathewaya histolytica. Encoded proteins:
- a CDS encoding SpaA isopeptide-forming pilin-related protein; the protein is MGNVKSKLLASIMTFIFALTNIVGLFPTLEVHAGTAQLGIEIMTSNSEIMTDNYITFDIKYNVLDNSKLKEGDQIEIELTDNLKNLIPIYSKKHFKDMKKEGNKIILTIGSNPELFVQGFISLAGVATNTTTEITEGIVKVKTKDSETKANVSILPQVTTVPGEETRAVVKFSERSSDGGRYQQVAGDSGIMHPGCSEIDFIIEVNPKLGKLKNVIVSDFLPYETDLIEDSMEIMLNKGTNGHSNYEKVKDDEFIIFKDKRHFEIRFGDIDKEYRIKYKVRVKDSSHRFVNSGKVKYEEHNKPKSESSDFYVKPVNDAGALNAYKSVDKEVVGHNKQEQLVTYTIEFDGDKTFKKGEINLKDKLNKNVKYLDVIASPEFNTDYDPVTHTVSIKNSNGELQAGQRREVRIIVDFTNIKPGEIITNSVGSNTTVTKKKHIIKFKKIDSLTKNPLQGAIFKVMKKSGQNVIENIVTDENGIGQFEINTEGEYKLIEVKAPDNYEKSNKETLFTVDSSKVGEVFELPAVDNIPKIRDILIRKVDSKNTNKVLSGAKFEIRGLDDKKIGEIITNEKGVGEYKSIPLGDYKLVEIEAPRGYRINKDELKLKVSESDPSIIEYNISNDIVKGSVELTKVDENKQVLSGVEFELYKLLESKEEKVGDKYTTDVNGKIKVDDLEYGKYKFVEIKTLGGHVLDATPHNFEITQDGVNIKLQAINNRIRGNILVRKVDRDSNKVLAGAKFEIRDSNKNKVAEIVTDKNGIGEYKGLPYGDYKLVEVEAPKGYKVLEGEREIKVQENEKEISFTITNELIKGEVIVEKVDSENPNNKLVDAHFEIKNKSGKVVESIITGKDGIGHANLVPGEYTLIETKAPNGYKLDTNPRSFTVGEDVSKIVKLQVENTLQKGEVVVIKVDKDSNKKLIGAQFEIKDGTGKIVETIITDEGGTAKVILKPGKYILEEIKAPEGYILSDSKIEFEISAGEKSAITLTVENRLDTGEVIIKKVDSLDESKLLQGAEFEIRDNKGNLITTIKTGENGTASAVLVPGDYTLLETRAPRGYELSKEEKKFTIKKEQKVSKEIKVNNNIIKGNVVIKKADKENNFKLLSGAEFQIKNQHGEIVQTITTGENGKAKASLTPGKYTLVETKAPKGYKLSKETKDFEIVLGQTLELEIFFENQIEDGNLIINKVDSKDKRALEGAIFIIKNKQGEIVGTIITNKDGYAKISLKPGEYVFTEIEAPKGYEKSNKEEKVIIKPQEDTNIQFENNKIEIIEPNKPEEKEKPQYPKDSKDPKQPENKIGIPKVLNKILPKTGEEIPLLNYLAGILLMVLGVFIRKKK
- a CDS encoding class D sortase, translating into MKIRKKLSTVLIILGIFIIFFPKLQEKYYDYKQKQILKDIEIVENEPKTKDNTTKNIVKNETKGNNPILIIDKINLKQPILSGATKDNMAVSIATINPQKKAGDIGNYSIAGHRSYTYGRNFNRLGEVTENDIIKVVSGNSTFQYKITKKFLVKPDEVWVLDDTKDKKQITLVTCEPMYNPTHRMIIQGELF
- a CDS encoding replicative DNA helicase translates to MENTLKTLPYNIEAEQSVLGSMLKDKSAIAGAVETLKGEDFYKDSHKTIFNTVLALYQKDIPVDMITLLEELKSTSKIEESGGITYITEVNNSVISTANVNSYIKIVKDKAILRKLIKSSTEIIEECYENQNDVESVIDSAESKIFNIAENKSSSEFEPMSTVLERGFIQIEKIFNNKGQLNGTPSGFGELDSKTSGFQKGDMILIAARPSMGKTTFALNIAEYAALRADKSVAIFSLEMSKEQLAYKLLCSEANVDMLKLRTGDLDDRDWENIARASGPLSSAKIYIDDTAGTSVMEMRSKCRKLKMEHGIDLIVIDYLQLMSGTGRSESRQQEVSEISRSIKALAKEMECPVIALSQLSRAPEQRADHRPMLSDLRESGSIEQDADLVMFLYRDEYYNKETEDKNVAECIIAKQRNGPVGTVKLAWLGQYSKFGNLDITH
- the lonC gene encoding Lon family ATP-dependent protease, whose translation is MNKNSVKNLAESLEEDVISIEVQVELLYHITKKVLTEGVMETRIVKFNLRKHVNSDNIYKRVFALSKIIGNGKGISSIPTEKNIYQVLDKINDQLVDEVAKRYVQNKLEIEVEQVLMEKQEKYMEEVKLGIIRKKKGPENAKTLKKYAELEKLDTKKIINNIQSKLRPSNFEEIVGQERAIKALLSKIASPYPQHIILYGPPGVGKTTAARIALEEAKKLGYTPYDKDSKFVEVDGTTLRWDPREITNPLLGSVHDPIYQGSKRDLAEIGVPEPKPGLVTEAHGGILFIDEIGELDSILQNKLLKVLEDKRVEFSSSYYDPDDENIPKYIKYLFEHGAPADFVLIGATTREPHEINPALRSRCTEVYFEPLTNKDIEKIVLNAAEKINAKLEDDVARAISKYTIEGRKAVNILSDVYGYVLYNKSLNPENTLDISMKDLEEVISISRLNSLDRLSDKEDKEIGHIYGLGVSGYLGSTIEIEAVAFPARENGKGIVRFNDTAGSMAKDSVFNAATVIRKVTDKDIKDYDIHVNVVGGGNIDGPSAGAAITICIISALLGKAIRQDIAITGEISLRGKVKPVGGIFEKVYGARRKGINLVIVPKENEKEVPIGLKDIEVKTVETIDEIINLVF
- the rplI gene encoding 50S ribosomal protein L9, which gives rise to MKVILLKDVKGQGKKGQVVNVSDGYARNFLFPRNLAEEATNNNLNILNKKNEIERKKKLAEIEEAQKQAEALKDKEIRINAKLGDNGKLFGAITNKDIAEQLKNKFNLDIDKKKIVMDTIKLAGTYEIEVKLYAEVSTRMKVVVLGE
- a CDS encoding DHH family phosphoesterase; the protein is MEKKKNYFLPINKLYIALIGIVIVILFYYGHNEEATVLTICYVFIIIYNLKKSKHTENQWEKVVKAFSDKMDVANSSTFVNLPLPLIMANYEGIILWHNKNLSDILEDKNVLGRNIKELNKELNVRFVMEGRKSNFSYIKIGERYFDIIATIVYSDNNKQQEDAITLFYFYDVTEKHNLYISSEENKYSIMLIEVDNLNDVLKSTSDDQAPLLAADIERTLNSYAQSLSAVIKKYSLSKYILTIQDKLIEKEIEKKFDILDTIRELNYGNKLAVTLSVGVGRGGDTPQKNHEYAQSAKELSLGRGGDQVVVKRKDNLDFFGGKTKEVEKRTKVKARVIAHALVDLIRESTNIFIMGHKSADIDCLGAAVGIYSTVKQIGKDCNIVMENFNPSIKEIVSELKKEEKYKGAFISSELCLDMTDDKSLLIIVDVHNEGHVESMEVINSIKRIVVIDHHRKAPDYVKDTLLSYIETYASSTSELVTEMLPYLVDKPELKKIEAMTMLSGIYLDTKNFYFKTGVRTFEAAAVLRRLGADTLSVKKMFKENLEDFIKKADIIKSAEILSNIAIAICPEDMEDNVIAAQVADELLNITGVHASFVFVKIEEDIYISGRSLEVVNVQVILESLGGGGHMTMAGAKLAKTNMDDAVNMLKEAISKYLREGE